Proteins from one Streptococcus mitis B6 genomic window:
- a CDS encoding winged helix-turn-helix transcriptional regulator, with protein METCKMQPLKKSICPARRVLNLLKGKFTLEILSEIINGNIHYGSLLRSVEGINPRILAQRLHDFEQEGILSRKVLPTSPPQVEYKMTKKGIALRSIVEEMKKWEQTYRN; from the coding sequence ATGGAGACTTGCAAGATGCAACCTTTGAAAAAATCAATTTGTCCAGCAAGAAGGGTCTTGAATTTACTAAAGGGTAAATTTACTCTTGAGATTTTATCTGAAATTATTAATGGTAATATACATTATGGTAGTCTTTTGCGTAGTGTAGAAGGTATTAATCCTAGAATATTAGCTCAACGGTTACATGATTTCGAGCAAGAAGGTATTTTATCAAGAAAAGTTTTACCGACATCGCCTCCACAGGTTGAATATAAAATGACAAAAAAAGGTATTGCTCTAAGAAGTATCGTTGAAGAAATGAAAAAATGGGAGCAAACTTATAGAAATTAG
- a CDS encoding MFS transporter: protein MKKTNTKAPAYLLFILSLGYIMAVLDTTGVVLAVPHIETAMSVSLEQSIWIINAYTLALGSLLLLSGNLTTKYGAKRILLIGMTIFTLASLGCSFSPNIETLIILRFIQGFGTSLFMPSSLALLFISYPDSTKRARMLGIWTAIISVATGTGSFIGGLIINYFGWRGIFLVNIPFGILTVISILLLVKNNIANLKTRIDIFSNIFLVTTIGSLVIYLVEGNQYGYSNSNLLLFLLLFILFAIGLVVHDKKSKTPIVPHQLLKNAKFIISNLLGLVVNISLYGIVLVLGLYFQTYLNLSSMVSGLLILPGMIVLIIGNLFYARAVKRFSVGSLATVSIIFAIVGAAGIFGIGVLFHEIQLYILIPLFSLMSLGIGVLTPATTTILMEAAGQELSGIAGATLNANKQIGGLFGTTIMGIVTTNLSHDWNIVIVIAFLVNVIMYIATWLIASRYLYGKE from the coding sequence ATGAAAAAAACAAATACAAAAGCGCCAGCTTATCTACTTTTTATTCTTTCACTAGGATACATTATGGCGGTCCTAGATACAACCGGAGTGGTTCTTGCTGTTCCCCATATTGAAACAGCTATGAGCGTCTCATTAGAGCAATCCATTTGGATTATTAATGCCTACACACTAGCTTTAGGGTCTTTGCTCCTACTTTCAGGAAATTTAACAACAAAATATGGTGCTAAACGAATTTTATTAATTGGAATGACAATTTTTACACTTGCCTCGTTAGGGTGCTCTTTTTCACCAAATATTGAAACATTAATTATACTTAGATTCATTCAAGGTTTCGGTACTTCTTTGTTCATGCCAAGTTCATTAGCACTTTTATTCATTTCATACCCCGATTCTACTAAAAGAGCACGTATGTTAGGAATCTGGACAGCAATTATTTCTGTTGCAACCGGTACTGGTTCTTTTATTGGTGGACTAATTATTAACTACTTCGGATGGAGGGGTATTTTCTTGGTCAATATTCCATTTGGAATTTTGACAGTAATTTCAATATTACTTCTCGTGAAAAATAATATTGCCAATCTAAAGACCAGAATTGACATCTTTAGTAATATATTTCTGGTTACAACTATCGGAAGTCTAGTTATTTACCTTGTTGAAGGGAATCAATATGGTTATAGTAACTCAAATCTTTTATTGTTTCTTCTCCTATTTATATTATTTGCTATTGGTTTAGTAGTCCACGATAAAAAAAGTAAAACACCTATTGTTCCCCACCAACTATTAAAAAATGCTAAGTTTATTATCTCTAATCTATTAGGTTTAGTAGTTAACATTTCACTATATGGCATTGTTTTGGTGCTAGGACTCTATTTTCAAACTTATTTAAACCTTTCCTCAATGGTTTCTGGACTCCTCATTCTACCAGGAATGATTGTCTTAATTATTGGTAATTTATTTTACGCACGTGCTGTAAAACGATTTTCCGTGGGAAGCCTCGCTACTGTCTCAATTATTTTTGCCATTGTAGGAGCAGCAGGAATTTTTGGAATTGGAGTTCTTTTTCATGAAATTCAACTATACATCCTAATTCCTTTATTTTCTTTAATGAGTCTAGGTATCGGAGTGTTAACTCCAGCAACTACAACCATTCTTATGGAAGCTGCTGGTCAAGAATTATCTGGAATTGCTGGTGCAACTCTAAACGCTAACAAACAGATTGGTGGACTTTTTGGTACAACAATTATGGGGATTGTAACTACTAATTTATCCCATGATTGGAATATAGTCATCGTTATCGCATTTTTGGTTAACGTGATAATGTATATTGCTACTTGGTTAATTGCTAGTCGTTACCTTTATGGAAAAGAATAA